Proteins from a genomic interval of Thermoanaerobaculia bacterium:
- a CDS encoding acetyl-CoA carboxylase carboxyltransferase subunit alpha, with amino-acid sequence MDFEKELDDLRKKIDELNSLPSTASRKEEIAKFKSKLTRQTRAVFEKLTPWQKTLLARHPQRPYTLDYVELLIDGFQELHGDRHFSDDPALVTGLGFLGPHRVAIIGHQKGRDTKDKIRRNFGMAHPEGYRKALRIMKLAESFQIPILTLVDTPGAYPGIGAEERGQAEAIAVNILEMSRLRVPVIVTVTGEGGSGGALGIAVGDRVFMLEHSIYSVISPEGCASILWRAAEPKFVEEAAANLGLTAKHLLEMKLIDDILPEPLGGAHRDWQQMAATMKERWLAELDTLMAMDIDTLLKGRYDKFRAMGVYAGR; translated from the coding sequence ATGGATTTTGAGAAGGAACTGGACGATCTTCGAAAAAAGATTGACGAATTGAACTCTCTTCCCTCCACCGCCTCACGAAAGGAAGAGATCGCGAAATTTAAATCAAAGCTCACCCGGCAGACCCGGGCTGTTTTCGAAAAACTGACTCCCTGGCAGAAAACCTTGCTGGCCCGTCACCCCCAGCGTCCCTACACCCTGGACTATGTTGAACTTCTGATTGACGGTTTTCAGGAACTGCACGGGGATCGTCACTTCAGTGATGATCCTGCCCTGGTAACGGGACTGGGATTCCTCGGGCCCCATCGCGTGGCCATCATCGGCCATCAAAAGGGTCGAGATACCAAAGACAAGATCCGCCGAAATTTCGGTATGGCCCATCCGGAAGGCTATCGGAAAGCCTTGCGGATCATGAAACTGGCGGAGTCGTTCCAGATTCCCATCCTGACCCTGGTGGATACGCCTGGAGCCTATCCGGGTATCGGCGCGGAAGAGCGGGGGCAGGCGGAAGCCATTGCCGTCAATATTCTGGAAATGAGCCGCCTGAGGGTCCCCGTCATTGTCACGGTGACGGGGGAGGGAGGATCAGGCGGCGCGCTGGGCATTGCCGTGGGGGACCGGGTCTTCATGCTCGAACACAGTATCTATTCGGTTATATCACCGGAAGGGTGCGCTTCCATACTCTGGCGTGCCGCAGAACCTAAATTCGTGGAGGAGGCGGCCGCCAACCTTGGATTGACCGCGAAGCATCTTCTGGAGATGAAACTGATTGACGACATTCTTCCTGAGCCCCTTGGGGGCGCTCACCGGGACTGGCAGCAGATGGCTGCCACCATGAAGGAGCGATGGCTGGCGGAACTGGACACTCTCATGGCCATGGACATCGATACACTCCTTAAGGGCCGGTATGATAAATTCAGGGCCATGGGTGTCT